The genomic window CCGATCCTGCACTTCCTTACGCCGCTGCATCTTTTTGCGGTACTGTTCATCAGTCAGAGATGAAGACATTACCTCATCAATCAAGCGCCCAATTTCTGGGTCTTGGTTTAATTCTTGTGGTGTATCGTTTTTCATCAACCTTGTTTAGAAATAACTGTTAAAACTTTTGACAATGATCCGAAATTCTGTTTAAAATTTGATTCTAAGTAAATCACATAATTGAATATGTCCAGTAAGATTTTATAGAAAAATATTGAGCCTGTGTGAGCTTTTCAATATTATTTGCCGACAAGTATGTAAAACTAATGATATACAAACTGAACTTATAATTCGAGTTAAATATTACTGTTTTAAATAATTTCATATGTTCATTAAAGCACTTTCTCAGTAGAATTTTGTTATTCTCTCCTTTGATACAGTCATCAGTTAGACTACGAACTGAGCGCGTTAGCTTAACTATCAGGGGTATGATGTCTGATGTCGGGAATTGTGCGTTTATGGATGCTGTTGTGTCCATTTTTCCCATAAAGGGCGCACATCCTCTGGTTGTCCATCATAGTTGAGCAATTGGTCTGAAATCATCACCCATGATTGGGCACTGCGTGTCCAGATGTTACCCACTGGGCGTAACCAACTTGTATCATCTAACGTTCCAGCTTTGACGTTGATAGTATTTGAGTTGTAAGTCCGTTCATGGAACAATCGCGTTCCGCAGTCGCCACAGAACAGGTTATTTACTTCACGTCCGCTATCATTTTTCCGAGTCCAAGCTTTCGGTTTTCCCTGAACAATCACAACAGCATCTCGTGATACAGTAAGAGACATTCCAAAGGCACTAGAGGATTGTTTCTGACACTCCTTACAGTGGCATAGGTAGAGGGTTAACGGTTGGGCATGAATTTCGTAACGAATCTGCCCACATTGACAACCTCCAGTATATGGAAGATTCACAAGTTTTATCTCCTTACAATAGAATTGATATTGCTTGATTGTAGCGAAAGCTATCTCAATCTTGAAGCTGGTTGTAGGAAACACAATCAACTCATAAGCTTCTCCAATGTGGCTTGAACTCCACTTGGGTAAAATCGACTACTTACTAGTACAGCAGGCGCAAAAATCCAACTACATCTCAATTAAATAAGCAAAGGGCTTAATAAGGGGCAAAATCCCCTTGTTAACAACCCTTGCTTCGCACAATGATAATTATCGTTGCCCTGAGTGCGACACGAAATTAGTCGTAGCATAGTTGTAAAATTTTAGTTATGAAATTACCGCTTTCAAAGAACATAGCTCGCTTCATGTAAGCACTAGTTTTTATTAAAGAAAATTCTCTGCGGATTTCTGTACAGGGCGTTTGAGTTTAGTTTCAATTGGGTGACTTAACTGAGAATTTAGTTCTGATAGTACTTTCAGTGGGAGAAGGTTATTAACACTACTAACTTCCACTCCATTTGGTTGCAAGAAATCTATCAGAGTTTGAAAGTCATGCAGAATCGTACCGGGTTGATTTTGATCAATACTGAGTTCTTGTAGGAGTTGTTTTTGTGACTCTGTTAGGGAAGGTAGTTCAGGATTGAGTGTGCGTTCTAGCCGCGCAAATATATCTTCCATAAATAAAAATTTTAAATTCTAAATTCACAATTTAACCTTCCGTAAAACCCTGTTCTCTTTATACTATGACTACAGAAGTTCTCCTAATAAACCTTGACCCGCTAAGTGTCACAGTAGGTCTATCAAGACCGTAAGCTTAATGAGATGTGAATAATATTTTCACCTTCTAGTTGACAATCCCAGGAATTTGATATGAATAGTAACACTCGTCTACAGATGATTTTAGCTGATACACCTATTGATACAGTATTAAGAGCGATCGCTCAACTAAATCTACCTAACTGGTGGTTAGCCGGAGGTGCAGTCAGAAACACTGTTTGGGCTTCAATTTTTGGCAATGGTTGTGGCTTAGGTATTAAAGATTTTGATATTGCATTCTTTGATATAGAAGGGAATCGTTCCCAAGAACTAGCAGCAAAGGCGACTCTTACAGAACAATTTCCTGATGACGAGTTTGATGTCAAAAATCAAGCTAGTTTTGCTCGTTGGCGTCTTGGTAGCAGACCCTACACTAGTACAGAGGATGGCATCACAAATTGGCTGCACACTGCTACTGCTGTGGGAGTTCGACTAGATGCACAAGGTAAATGGCAATTTTTCACTCCCTACGGGTTGGATGACCTGTTTGACGGCATTATTCGACCGACGCCAGCACATACTCATAACCTAAATGCCCAGAACAAGGCATCTGGGTTTTTACAAAAGTGTCCTTATCTGCGGTTGGCGTAAAAGTTACAGTTGGGTTATAGCCAAATATACCTTGCTTAAAGTAGTAATCGCTCAGACATGAATTTTCAAACAACCTC from Nostoc sp. UHCC 0926 includes these protein-coding regions:
- a CDS encoding GFA family protein, translated to MNLPYTGGCQCGQIRYEIHAQPLTLYLCHCKECQKQSSSAFGMSLTVSRDAVVIVQGKPKAWTRKNDSGREVNNLFCGDCGTRLFHERTYNSNTINVKAGTLDDTSWLRPVGNIWTRSAQSWVMISDQLLNYDGQPEDVRPLWEKWTQQHP
- a CDS encoding nucleotidyltransferase family protein, which translates into the protein MNSNTRLQMILADTPIDTVLRAIAQLNLPNWWLAGGAVRNTVWASIFGNGCGLGIKDFDIAFFDIEGNRSQELAAKATLTEQFPDDEFDVKNQASFARWRLGSRPYTSTEDGITNWLHTATAVGVRLDAQGKWQFFTPYGLDDLFDGIIRPTPAHTHNLNAQNKASGFLQKCPYLRLA